The genomic stretch CCTGTGGGGCGAGTTGCCGGAGCCGATGTCGGGCCGGGATTTGCTTCCCAAGGCGATTGAAAACAAGGTTACTTATGTTTACGGCCGGCCGTTTTTCCCGGACGGCTCCGGTGACAACACTTTCCGCCTGAATTTCTCGAATGCATCACTGGAGACAATTACGCTGGCCATCGAGCGGCTGGGCAAAGTGTTCAGGGAAAATCTGCCCTGAGACACGATTAAATTTCGAGTTTTCAGCCCCGCCTTTGTGCGGGGCTTTTTGCTTTACAAATATTATTAAAACTATATCTTGAGCCTCATGAAAAAGATTGAATTTTACAAATATCACGGTCTGGGCAATGATTTTTTAATCATCGATCTGATGAAGAAACGCCCCGCTGTGCCGGACTATAATAAGCTTGCCGAAAAAATCTGCAATCGCAGTTTCGGCGTCGGCGCCGACGGTATCCTGGTATTGACAAAAAGCCGCCGTGCCGATTGTTGCATTGACCTTTTCAATTCCGACGGTTCCTGGGCCGAAAAATCGGGCAACGGACTCAGAATTGTAGCGGCATATTTCCACAGCAATTACGCCCGAAAGAAAAAACTTGCTTTTGAAATCAATGATGAAATTGCCGATGCGGAGATTATTAAAAGCGGTTCGAAAGGTTTTTCCATCAAAGTCTCTCTGGGCAAACCTGATTTTGAGACGAAACGGGTGCCGATGAAATCAAATGGGAAGTTTCATATCAATGCCCCGATCGAAATTGAAAAAACGAAATTTCCCGTAACCGTCTTGTCTGTCGGCAATCCGCATACGGTTCTGTTCGTGGACAGGTTTGATTTCGACTGGAAGGAACTGGGTAAGATAATTGAACACAGTAAATACTTCCCGCATCGCACCAATGTGGAGTTTGTCAATATTGTCAGCCGGTCCAAAGTCGTTCTGAATGACTGGGAACGCGGTGCGGGCGCGACCGGATCGTCCGGTACCGGCGCGGCGGCCGCGGTTGTTGCCGGTGTTGTTAATGGCTATATAAATCGCAAGGTTGAAGTCGTTTTTCCTGCCGGGTCCCTTTATATCGACTGGTCCGAAAAGGATGATAATATTTACTTGACCGGGCCGGTTGCATTTATCTGCAAGGGCGAGTATCTATTTGACGCCGAATAAAACTCAATGGAGTATCAAAATTGTCGGTCGAATGGAATAATACAGCGGGGCGCAATATATTCGGGAAAACATCGGCAGGAATTGCCGACTATTGGCGTCATCTGCAGCTTTTTTCTCGAAACGTCCGCCTATATCTGGCTGCCTCATTTCTGATCGGACTGACTTTTGCCGGTTACCAGCTTTTGCTTAATCTTTATCTTCGAGAGCAGGGTGCGGCGGAATCATTTATCGGAAACGTATTATCAGCCGGCGCGGTCGGGATGACCCTGACTTCGATTCCGGCGGCATTTATCCTGCGGCGAATAAAACTCAAAAAGATTCTCCTGATAAGTACTGCCATGTATGCTTTATCGATTTATGTCCTGACCTGGCTGCCGGTGTCCTCATGGTTGATTGTCGTTTCATTTACAGCCGGTATCGCCACGACTTTTTATCGGGTGGCGGCGGCGCCTTTTTTTATGCGAAACACGACGCCGGAAGAAAGAACCTATGTTTTTTCGTTATCATTCGGGGTATCACTTCTGGCCAGCATCTTTGGCTCCATATTATTCGGCAAAATGGTGACCACGCTGGCTCCGATGATAGGAGGAATGATTTCTGCTTATCGCTGGACCTTTGTGGCGAGTATCGGATTGGGGCTGACATCCTTGATTCCATTTGCGATGATAAAGGCGGCCGATCCGGCCGCCGAAGACAAAAAGGCTATATTTTCGTTATCTTTGCTGAAAAGCCGGCTGGGGCTTTACTCCAGACTATTTTTACCATATTTTGTGGTCGGTTTAGGTGCCGGGCTGATTATTCCGTTTCTCAATCTCTATTTTCGGGACCGTTTCGGGCAGCCTCCCGATAAGATCGGTCTGTTTTTTACGGCGGTCCACGCGACCATGTTCCTTGGTATTCTGGCCGGCCCGGTTCTGGCCCGTAAATTGGGCATGGTTCGATC from candidate division Zixibacteria bacterium HGW-Zixibacteria-1 encodes the following:
- a CDS encoding diaminopimelate epimerase, with protein sequence MKKIEFYKYHGLGNDFLIIDLMKKRPAVPDYNKLAEKICNRSFGVGADGILVLTKSRRADCCIDLFNSDGSWAEKSGNGLRIVAAYFHSNYARKKKLAFEINDEIADAEIIKSGSKGFSIKVSLGKPDFETKRVPMKSNGKFHINAPIEIEKTKFPVTVLSVGNPHTVLFVDRFDFDWKELGKIIEHSKYFPHRTNVEFVNIVSRSKVVLNDWERGAGATGSSGTGAAAAVVAGVVNGYINRKVEVVFPAGSLYIDWSEKDDNIYLTGPVAFICKGEYLFDAE